A genomic segment from Rahnella aceris encodes:
- the tyrR gene encoding transcriptional regulator TyrR — protein sequence MRLEVFCEDRLGLTRELLDLLVLRSIDLRGIEIASIGRIYLNFSQLDFDTFRALMAEIRRIDGVTDVRTVSFMPSEREHRALRALLVSMPEPVFSIDMKGKVEQANPSAMALFELDEDKIRNVTAANLITGYNVTRWLESENAQPHTERIVIRSQDFLMDLTPIHVDDEDEKGGIAGAVVMLKSAARMGRQLQDLTVNDDSEFDHIVAVSTKMRHVLDQARKLAMLDAPLLIVGDTGTGKDLLAHACHLRSARGKKPFLGLNCASLPDDVVESELFGYAAGAYPNALEGKKGFFEQANGGSVLLDEIGEMSPRMQIKLLRFLNDGTFRRVGEEHEVKVDVRVMCATQKNLVELVQRGEFREDLYYRLNVLSLTLPPLRDRPADVMPLTELFVARFSDEQGMPRPKLSSQLANYLTHYGWPGNVRQLKNAIYRALTQLEGGELRPQDIVLPDFDAEVTIGEEALNGSLDDISKRFERSVLTRLYRTYPSTRKLAKRLGVSHTAIANKLREYGLSSRRGETGDSDE from the coding sequence ATGCGTCTGGAAGTTTTTTGCGAAGACCGCCTGGGTCTCACCCGTGAACTCCTCGATTTACTGGTTTTACGCAGTATTGATTTACGCGGTATCGAGATTGCCTCGATTGGCCGTATTTACCTGAATTTTTCCCAACTGGATTTTGATACTTTTCGCGCCCTGATGGCTGAAATCCGCCGCATCGACGGCGTGACGGACGTCCGTACCGTGTCGTTCATGCCTTCCGAACGGGAGCATCGTGCGTTACGCGCTTTACTGGTTTCCATGCCGGAACCGGTTTTTTCCATTGATATGAAAGGCAAGGTCGAGCAGGCCAATCCGTCGGCGATGGCATTGTTTGAACTTGATGAAGACAAAATCCGCAATGTGACAGCAGCGAATCTGATCACCGGTTACAACGTCACGCGCTGGCTGGAAAGCGAAAATGCCCAGCCACACACCGAACGTATTGTGATCCGCAGCCAGGATTTCCTGATGGATCTCACGCCAATACATGTGGATGACGAAGACGAAAAAGGCGGAATTGCCGGCGCTGTCGTCATGCTCAAATCGGCTGCCCGCATGGGACGTCAGTTGCAGGATCTGACTGTTAACGATGACAGTGAGTTTGACCACATCGTCGCAGTCAGCACCAAAATGCGTCACGTTTTGGATCAGGCGCGTAAACTTGCCATGCTGGATGCGCCGCTGCTGATTGTCGGTGATACCGGCACCGGTAAAGATTTACTGGCGCATGCCTGCCATCTGCGCAGTGCACGCGGCAAAAAACCTTTCCTCGGTCTGAACTGTGCGTCGCTGCCGGATGACGTCGTAGAAAGTGAGCTGTTTGGCTATGCGGCAGGCGCTTATCCGAATGCGCTGGAAGGCAAAAAAGGCTTCTTTGAACAGGCTAACGGCGGCTCCGTGCTGCTCGATGAGATCGGTGAAATGTCGCCGAGAATGCAGATCAAACTGCTGCGCTTCCTCAATGACGGTACGTTCCGTCGCGTGGGTGAAGAGCACGAAGTGAAAGTGGATGTCCGCGTGATGTGCGCCACTCAGAAAAACCTGGTGGAACTGGTGCAGCGCGGCGAGTTCCGTGAGGATCTGTATTACCGCCTGAACGTGCTGAGCCTGACACTGCCACCACTGCGCGACCGTCCTGCGGATGTGATGCCGCTGACTGAACTGTTCGTGGCGCGTTTCTCGGATGAACAGGGGATGCCGCGTCCGAAACTGTCTTCACAGCTGGCGAATTACCTGACGCACTACGGCTGGCCGGGCAACGTCCGCCAGTTGAAAAATGCCATTTATCGTGCGCTGACGCAACTGGAAGGCGGAGAGCTACGCCCGCAGGACATCGTTCTGCCGGACTTCGATGCTGAAGTGACGATAGGTGAGGAAGCACTGAACGGTTCGCTTGACGACATCAGCAAACGTTTCGAACGCTCCGTGCTGACCCGGCTTTACCGCACTTATCCGAGCACGCGTAAACTGGCGAAACGTCTGGGCGTCTCACACACGGCTATTGCTAACAAACTGCGCGAATATGGCCTCAGCAGTCGTCGTGGCGAAACGGGCGACAGCGACGAGTAA
- the tpx gene encoding thiol peroxidase, translating into MTQTVHFQSNPVSVAGKIPQKGDVAKPFTLVAKDLSDVSLSSFAGKRKVLNIFPSIDTGVCATSVRKFNQLAADIDNTVVLCISADLPFAQSRFCGAEGLSNVITLSTLRGGDFKSEYGVGITDGALSGLTARAVVVLDGQDNVLYSELVNEITTEPDYESALAVLK; encoded by the coding sequence ATGACCCAGACAGTACACTTTCAAAGCAACCCGGTTAGCGTTGCAGGCAAAATCCCTCAGAAAGGCGATGTTGCTAAGCCTTTCACCCTGGTCGCTAAAGATCTTTCTGATGTCAGCCTGAGCAGCTTCGCGGGCAAACGTAAAGTCCTGAACATTTTCCCAAGCATCGATACCGGCGTTTGCGCCACGTCCGTCCGCAAATTCAACCAACTGGCGGCTGACATCGACAACACTGTGGTGCTGTGCATTTCTGCTGATCTGCCCTTCGCACAGTCCCGTTTCTGCGGCGCGGAAGGCCTGTCCAACGTGATTACCCTGTCCACCCTGCGTGGCGGTGATTTCAAATCCGAATACGGCGTGGGCATTACCGATGGCGCGTTGTCCGGTCTGACTGCCCGTGCGGTTGTGGTGCTGGATGGTCAGGATAACGTGTTGTACAGCGAGCTGGTGAATGAAATCACCACTGAGCCTGACTATGAATCTGCGCTGGCTGTGCTGAAATAA
- the ycjG gene encoding L-Ala-D/L-Glu epimerase — protein sequence MRSVRFYPEAWPLHTPFVISRGSRTEARVVVVEIEESGIRGVGECTPYPRYDESETSVMAQIASVVTAIEQGASREKLQQILPAGAARNALDCALWNLESQTSGLNLWQLTGTEPLPSISMAQTVSIGSPEAMAEAALALQQKGATLLKIKLDDRLIAERLVAVRAAVPNASLIIDANEAWQSDGLAARCQLLADLGILMLEQPLPAGEDSVLENFIHPLPICADESCHTVEGLPALKNRYDMVNIKLDKTGGLTGALVLAEAAREQGFEIMLGCMLCTSRAVRAALPLTAGAKFIDLDGPTWLAQDVEPAMKFHCGGIDVAGSD from the coding sequence ATGAGAAGTGTTCGCTTTTATCCTGAAGCCTGGCCGTTACATACGCCGTTTGTGATCTCCCGTGGCAGCCGCACTGAAGCGCGGGTGGTGGTGGTCGAAATAGAAGAAAGCGGCATTCGCGGCGTCGGGGAATGCACGCCGTATCCGCGTTATGACGAGAGCGAAACCTCGGTAATGGCACAAATCGCCAGCGTCGTTACCGCTATAGAACAGGGTGCCAGCCGCGAAAAACTGCAACAGATACTTCCGGCAGGCGCCGCCCGCAATGCGCTGGACTGTGCGCTGTGGAACCTTGAATCCCAGACCAGTGGCCTGAATTTATGGCAACTGACCGGCACTGAACCGCTGCCTTCCATCAGCATGGCGCAGACAGTAAGTATCGGTTCGCCGGAAGCGATGGCGGAAGCGGCGCTAGCCTTGCAGCAAAAGGGGGCGACTCTGCTGAAAATCAAACTTGATGACCGCCTGATTGCCGAACGGCTGGTGGCGGTGCGTGCCGCCGTGCCGAACGCCTCGCTGATTATCGATGCCAATGAAGCCTGGCAAAGTGACGGACTGGCGGCTCGCTGTCAGTTGCTGGCTGACCTCGGCATTCTGATGCTTGAACAGCCGCTGCCTGCCGGTGAGGATTCGGTACTGGAAAACTTTATCCACCCGCTGCCGATTTGCGCTGACGAAAGCTGTCATACGGTTGAAGGCTTACCGGCGCTGAAAAACCGCTATGACATGGTGAACATTAAACTGGATAAAACCGGTGGACTCACCGGTGCACTGGTGCTGGCAGAAGCCGCGCGTGAACAGGGTTTTGAGATTATGCTCGGCTGCATGTTGTGCACGTCACGGGCGGTTCGCGCAGCATTACCGCTGACGGCGGGGGCTAAGTTTATTGACCTTGATGGCCCGACCTGGCTGGCTCAGGACGTCGAACCGGCCATGAAATTTCACTGCGGTGGCATTGACGTTGCCGGTTCGGACTGA
- a CDS encoding ABC transporter substrate-binding protein → MLQGNPFPLLSYSVCAVLAALTASQAIAAQVPAGSQLATKQEIVRHIKDEPASLDPAKVVGLPEAQVARDLFEGLVNQDATGKNIPGVAESWQNQNNQVFLFTLRKDAKWSNGDPVTAQDFVYSWQRLVDPKGSSSGAWFAGLAGIANADAIIAGKMPVDKLGVTAVSPTLLRVTLDKPVPYFVSLLANFSLFPVHKATVEKYGDEWTKPGNLVGNGAYVLKDRVVNEKLVLEPNPYYWDHARTVLTKVTFVPINKESNATKRYLANDIDITESFPKDQYKKLLHDLPGQVYTPYQLGTYYYAFNTRRAPTDDVRVRQALSLSIDRKIIAEKVLGTGEKPAWRFTPDVTNGFKPVESELQQYSQEELNAQAKSLLAAAGYGPSKPLHLTLLYNTSESHQKIAIAVASMWKKTLGADVKLVNQEWKTYIDSRNTGNFDVIRASWVGDYNEASTFLSLLTSTHNGNISKFSNAEYDKVISDASRETSEARRNNDYNKAEQIITGQAPIAPIYQYTNGRLIKPWVKGYPINNPEDVAYSQEMYILRH, encoded by the coding sequence ATGCTGCAGGGAAATCCATTTCCGCTTTTATCGTATTCCGTATGCGCTGTGCTGGCGGCGCTGACTGCCAGTCAGGCTATCGCCGCTCAGGTTCCTGCCGGTTCCCAGCTCGCGACAAAACAGGAAATTGTCCGTCACATTAAAGACGAACCCGCCTCACTGGATCCGGCAAAAGTTGTCGGCCTGCCGGAAGCGCAGGTGGCGCGTGATTTATTCGAAGGGCTGGTGAATCAGGACGCCACCGGGAAAAATATTCCGGGCGTGGCGGAAAGCTGGCAAAACCAGAACAATCAGGTATTCCTGTTCACTTTACGCAAAGACGCCAAATGGTCGAACGGCGATCCGGTGACCGCACAGGATTTTGTCTATAGCTGGCAGCGTCTGGTGGATCCGAAAGGGTCATCATCCGGCGCGTGGTTTGCCGGGCTGGCCGGCATTGCTAATGCGGATGCGATTATCGCCGGGAAAATGCCGGTGGATAAACTGGGTGTGACCGCCGTCAGCCCGACGCTTTTACGCGTTACTCTGGATAAACCGGTGCCTTATTTCGTCAGTCTGCTGGCGAATTTCAGCCTGTTCCCGGTGCATAAAGCCACTGTTGAAAAATACGGTGATGAATGGACCAAACCGGGCAATCTGGTGGGTAACGGCGCGTATGTGCTGAAAGACCGCGTGGTCAATGAAAAGCTGGTGCTGGAACCGAACCCGTATTACTGGGATCATGCCCGCACGGTGCTGACGAAAGTCACCTTCGTGCCGATCAACAAAGAATCCAACGCCACGAAACGTTATCTGGCCAATGATATCGACATCACCGAGTCCTTCCCGAAAGACCAGTACAAAAAATTGCTGCATGATTTGCCGGGGCAGGTTTACACGCCGTATCAGCTCGGCACTTATTATTACGCCTTCAATACCCGCCGTGCGCCGACCGACGACGTCCGGGTGCGTCAGGCGCTTTCACTGAGCATTGACCGTAAAATTATTGCTGAAAAAGTGCTGGGCACGGGCGAAAAACCGGCGTGGCGCTTTACGCCGGATGTGACCAACGGCTTCAAACCGGTTGAAAGTGAGCTGCAGCAATATTCACAGGAAGAACTGAACGCACAGGCGAAAAGCCTGCTGGCGGCGGCCGGTTACGGCCCGTCAAAACCGCTGCATCTGACGCTGCTGTACAACACCTCGGAAAGCCATCAGAAGATTGCCATCGCAGTGGCATCGATGTGGAAAAAGACGCTGGGTGCCGATGTGAAACTGGTGAATCAGGAATGGAAAACGTACATCGACAGCCGCAACACCGGTAATTTCGATGTGATCCGCGCGTCCTGGGTCGGCGATTACAACGAAGCCTCGACGTTTCTGTCGCTGCTGACGTCCACACATAACGGCAACATCAGCAAATTCAGCAATGCGGAATACGATAAAGTCATCAGTGACGCCAGCCGTGAAACCAGCGAAGCGCGCCGCAATAATGACTACAACAAAGCCGAGCAGATTATTACCGGGCAGGCCCCCATTGCGCCGATTTATCAGTACACCAACGGCCGTCTGATCAAACCCTGGGTGAAAGGCTATCCGATTAATAACCCGGAGGATGTGGCTTACAGTCAGGAAATGTACATCCTCAGACATTGA
- a CDS encoding MFS transporter, whose translation MSELTSTSHVEGSALSGKIIFTLAAGAGLSVASIYYSQPMLGIMGGNLQASTTSVGLIPTLTQAGYALGILFLIPLGDRHDRRTIILLKSILLAAALLLCGFVPGIHGLLVASLITGIGATMAQDIVPASAHLAPAAQRGKTVGTVMTGLLVGILLSRVLSGFVAEYFGWRVMYQLAALSVALIGVALWRVLPRFKPDTRISYAGLLHSMFGLWKNYKTLRHAALAQGLLSVAFSAFWSTLAIMLNEQFHLGSAVAGAFGLAGAAGALAAPLAGALADKKGPARVTQMGSALVMISFAAMFLLPLLSPHAQLALIVLSAIGFDLGIQATLVAHQTLVYGLEPAARGRLNALLFTVVFIGMSAGAALGSKALATGGWTGVVALATIAAGAALLLRLFSRKN comes from the coding sequence ATGTCAGAACTTACCAGCACATCCCATGTTGAGGGATCCGCCCTGTCGGGCAAAATCATTTTTACACTGGCCGCCGGTGCGGGGTTAAGCGTCGCCTCGATTTACTACAGCCAGCCGATGCTCGGCATTATGGGCGGTAATCTGCAAGCCAGCACCACGTCCGTCGGTCTGATTCCGACGCTCACACAGGCCGGTTACGCATTGGGAATTCTGTTTCTCATTCCGCTGGGTGACCGCCATGACCGCCGCACCATTATTCTGCTGAAAAGCATTTTACTGGCCGCTGCGTTGTTGCTGTGTGGTTTTGTGCCAGGCATTCACGGTTTGCTGGTCGCCAGCCTGATCACCGGTATCGGTGCCACCATGGCGCAGGATATCGTGCCCGCCTCGGCGCATCTGGCGCCAGCCGCACAACGGGGGAAAACGGTCGGCACAGTGATGACCGGTCTTCTGGTCGGGATTTTGCTTTCCCGCGTACTCAGTGGTTTTGTGGCCGAGTATTTTGGCTGGCGGGTGATGTATCAGCTGGCGGCGCTGAGCGTCGCGCTGATTGGCGTTGCGCTCTGGCGGGTATTGCCGCGTTTCAAACCGGATACGCGTATCAGTTATGCCGGTCTGCTGCACTCGATGTTTGGCTTGTGGAAAAACTATAAAACACTGCGTCATGCCGCACTGGCTCAGGGTTTGCTGTCCGTCGCGTTCAGTGCCTTCTGGTCAACGCTGGCGATTATGCTTAACGAACAGTTCCATCTGGGCAGCGCGGTGGCCGGGGCATTTGGTCTGGCGGGTGCAGCAGGGGCATTAGCTGCGCCGCTGGCCGGGGCGTTAGCCGATAAGAAAGGCCCGGCGCGGGTCACGCAAATGGGTTCTGCACTGGTGATGATTTCTTTTGCGGCGATGTTCCTGTTACCGCTGTTGTCACCGCACGCTCAGCTGGCGCTGATTGTGCTGAGCGCCATCGGTTTTGACTTAGGTATTCAGGCCACGCTGGTGGCACATCAGACGCTGGTGTATGGCCTTGAACCAGCGGCACGCGGCAGACTGAATGCCCTGCTGTTCACCGTGGTGTTTATCGGCATGTCAGCCGGTGCGGCGCTGGGCAGTAAAGCGCTGGCAACCGGTGGCTGGACGGGTGTGGTGGCGCTGGCAACGATTGCGGCAGGTGCGGCACTCTTGCTACGTCTGTTCAGCCGTAAAAACTGA
- a CDS encoding LysR family transcriptional regulator — MNTPVTSGIDRIDLMQTFVRIVESGSLSAAAAQLSTSQPTVSRRLQSLERLLGAKLILRTTHAMKLTDDGQRCYEQAKLLLERWVSLEDQLSGAGDEPVGTLRVRAPHAFGQDQLIAPLTRYLQRYPNLSVDWMLNDRTPDFISEDIDCAIQVGNVADPSMVAILLAEVPRIVVATPELLRQHPVTRVSELAKLPWISFSTYYRNEFTLKHDNDGRMESCNIAPRMATDSLYAMRKAALSGLGAGIVSAWIVKEDIAEGRLQRVLPGWNALPLPVYLVYPYSSYYPARLRKFLEMMRGVMPELAEMQTPGG, encoded by the coding sequence ATGAATACACCCGTCACCAGCGGTATTGACCGTATCGACCTGATGCAAACTTTTGTGCGTATTGTGGAAAGCGGCAGTTTGTCTGCGGCTGCGGCGCAACTGAGCACCAGCCAGCCGACCGTCAGTCGCCGTTTGCAGTCACTCGAGCGCCTGCTGGGCGCGAAACTTATCCTGCGCACCACCCACGCGATGAAGCTCACCGACGACGGCCAGCGGTGTTATGAGCAGGCAAAATTATTACTCGAACGCTGGGTCTCGCTGGAAGATCAACTAAGCGGGGCGGGTGATGAACCGGTGGGGACCCTGCGGGTGCGTGCGCCGCATGCGTTCGGACAGGACCAGCTGATCGCGCCGCTGACCCGTTATTTACAGCGATACCCGAATCTTTCCGTCGACTGGATGCTGAATGACCGCACGCCGGACTTCATTTCTGAAGATATTGACTGCGCCATTCAGGTGGGGAATGTTGCCGATCCGTCGATGGTGGCCATTTTGCTGGCCGAGGTGCCACGTATTGTGGTGGCGACGCCGGAACTGCTGCGGCAGCATCCGGTTACCCGGGTCAGCGAACTGGCAAAATTACCCTGGATTTCTTTCAGCACGTATTACCGCAACGAATTTACGCTAAAACATGACAATGACGGCAGAATGGAAAGTTGCAACATTGCGCCGCGTATGGCGACTGACAGTTTATACGCCATGCGTAAGGCCGCGTTGTCGGGATTAGGGGCGGGCATTGTGTCTGCGTGGATCGTCAAAGAAGACATCGCCGAAGGACGTTTACAGCGCGTATTACCCGGCTGGAACGCCTTGCCGCTGCCGGTTTATCTGGTCTATCCGTATTCCAGTTATTATCCGGCGCGCCTGCGCAAATTCCTCGAAATGATGCGCGGCGTGATGCCTGAACTGGCCGAAATGCAGACACCCGGCGGGTAG
- the zntB gene encoding zinc transporter ZntB gives MEVIKGKELQVSDAVYAFQMDGQGGVNDISPLCVASEDKPCWLHLDYTLPASEQWINSTPVLPDTVREALAGDSVRPKVMRVGEGTLITLRSINLNADARPDQLVTIRVYLTDKMIVSTRHRKVFSMEEMIGDMKQGSGPRNTGRWLVEICDALTDHTSNFIEDLHDKIIDIEDDLMEQQVPERGAMALLRKQLIVLRRYMAPQRDVFSRLASERLPWMNDDDRRLMQEISDRLGRGLDDLDASIARTAVLSDEISSLLADSLNRRTYTMSLLAMVFLPATFLTGLFGVNLGGIPGNTSPFGFGIFCACLLALGGGVALWMKKSRWL, from the coding sequence GTGGAAGTCATCAAGGGAAAAGAACTACAGGTTTCAGATGCCGTTTATGCTTTCCAGATGGACGGACAGGGCGGCGTGAACGATATCAGTCCGCTATGTGTCGCCAGTGAAGATAAACCCTGCTGGTTGCATCTTGATTACACGCTTCCTGCCAGCGAACAGTGGATCAACAGCACGCCGGTGTTACCGGATACCGTGCGCGAGGCACTGGCCGGGGACAGCGTCCGCCCGAAAGTTATGCGCGTAGGCGAGGGCACGCTGATCACCTTGCGCAGTATCAATCTTAATGCGGATGCGCGGCCCGATCAGCTGGTCACCATCCGCGTCTACCTCACCGATAAAATGATTGTCTCCACGCGGCACCGGAAAGTGTTTTCCATGGAAGAGATGATCGGGGATATGAAGCAAGGCAGCGGGCCGCGGAATACCGGGCGCTGGCTGGTGGAAATTTGTGATGCGCTGACCGATCACACCAGTAATTTCATTGAAGATCTGCACGATAAAATTATCGATATTGAAGATGATTTGATGGAGCAGCAGGTGCCGGAGCGGGGTGCGATGGCGTTGCTGCGCAAACAGCTTATCGTTTTACGTCGCTATATGGCGCCGCAGCGCGATGTGTTCTCCCGCCTTGCCAGTGAACGCCTGCCGTGGATGAATGACGATGACCGCCGTCTGATGCAGGAAATTTCCGATCGGCTGGGGCGCGGACTGGATGATCTGGATGCCAGCATTGCGCGTACTGCCGTACTCTCGGATGAAATCAGCTCACTGTTGGCCGATTCACTGAACCGCCGCACTTACACCATGTCGCTGCTGGCGATGGTCTTCCTGCCTGCGACGTTTCTGACCGGTCTGTTTGGTGTCAATCTGGGTGGTATTCCCGGCAATACCTCGCCGTTTGGTTTCGGGATTTTCTGTGCCTGTCTGCTGGCGCTGGGCGGTGGTGTCGCACTGTGGATGAAAAAAAGCCGGTGGCTGTAG
- the ttcA gene encoding tRNA 2-thiocytidine(32) synthetase TtcA, whose amino-acid sequence MSDNQLVNKKDQYNLNKLQKRLRRDVGKAIADFGMIEEGDRIMVCLSGGKDSYTMLEILRNLQQSAPVNFSLVAVNLDQKQPGFPAHILPEYLDALGVEYKIVTEDTYSIVKDKIPEGKTTCSLCSRLRRGILYRTATELGCTKIALGHHRDDILQTLFLNMFYGGKLKGMPPKLMSDDGKHIVIRPLAYCREKDIERFAIAREYPIIPCNLCGSQPNLQRQVIGDMLKDWDKKYPGRIETMFSAMQNVVPSHLNDMNLFDFKGIRHGDAVVDGGDLAFDREDIPMQPVGWQPDEDEAAVPVERLNVLEIK is encoded by the coding sequence ATGTCAGATAATCAATTAGTTAATAAAAAAGATCAGTACAACCTCAACAAGCTACAAAAGCGCCTGCGCCGTGACGTTGGGAAAGCAATTGCTGACTTCGGTATGATCGAAGAAGGTGATCGCATTATGGTTTGTCTTTCCGGCGGAAAAGACAGCTACACCATGCTCGAAATTTTGCGCAACCTGCAACAAAGCGCGCCGGTGAATTTTTCACTGGTGGCGGTCAATCTTGACCAGAAACAACCGGGGTTTCCGGCACACATCCTGCCTGAGTATTTAGACGCGCTGGGTGTGGAATATAAGATTGTCACCGAAGACACCTATTCCATCGTCAAAGATAAAATCCCGGAAGGCAAAACGACCTGTTCCCTGTGTTCACGTCTGCGCCGCGGGATTTTGTACCGCACCGCGACGGAACTGGGTTGTACCAAGATTGCCCTCGGCCATCACCGCGATGACATTCTGCAAACCTTGTTCCTCAACATGTTCTACGGCGGCAAGCTGAAAGGAATGCCACCAAAACTGATGAGCGACGACGGTAAACACATCGTGATCCGTCCGCTGGCGTACTGCCGCGAGAAAGATATCGAACGTTTTGCGATTGCGCGCGAATACCCGATTATCCCTTGTAACCTGTGCGGCTCGCAGCCAAACCTGCAACGTCAGGTTATCGGCGACATGCTGAAAGACTGGGATAAAAAATATCCTGGCCGCATTGAGACCATGTTCAGCGCGATGCAAAATGTGGTGCCTTCGCATCTCAATGACATGAATCTGTTCGATTTTAAAGGGATCCGTCATGGCGATGCCGTAGTCGACGGTGGAGATCTGGCGTTTGACCGTGAAGATATTCCGATGCAGCCTGTTGGCTGGCAGCCGGATGAAGATGAAGCGGCGGTGCCGGTTGAACGTCTGAACGTGCTGGAAATTAAATAA
- a CDS encoding YgdI/YgdR family lipoprotein, translated as MNRKNLIAASLAAVSILFVAGCASNQAIKTTDGKTIVTDGKPQVDDDTGLVSYKNAETGKTEQINRDQVKNMSELDN; from the coding sequence ATGAACAGGAAAAACCTTATTGCCGCGTCACTTGCCGCTGTATCCATTCTTTTTGTCGCAGGTTGCGCGTCTAATCAGGCGATTAAAACTACGGACGGGAAAACCATCGTCACAGACGGTAAACCTCAGGTAGATGACGATACCGGTCTGGTGTCTTATAAAAATGCCGAGACGGGTAAAACCGAGCAGATCAATCGCGACCAGGTTAAAAATATGAGTGAACTGGATAACTGA
- a CDS encoding YgdI/YgdR family lipoprotein, which produces MNRNLLPQKMLLPLAAILCVAALSGCTRTSYAIQTNDARTIISDGKPKEADSGLLEYTDANGVKQQISKTEVKQVTELPK; this is translated from the coding sequence ATGAACAGGAATTTATTGCCTCAAAAAATGCTTTTGCCTTTAGCCGCTATCCTGTGTGTCGCAGCGCTGTCTGGCTGTACCCGCACGAGTTATGCGATTCAGACCAATGATGCGCGAACCATCATCAGCGACGGTAAACCGAAAGAAGCAGATTCCGGTCTGCTGGAATATACCGACGCCAATGGTGTGAAACAGCAAATCAGCAAAACTGAAGTGAAACAGGTAACAGAACTTCCGAAGTAA